The DNA sequence atcaaaagcattaaaaaatccAAGGATAAGTCTTTCTGCTGTGCATGTTCTATCTGTACATAAATAAAGGTTACATACACAAGAAGGAAATGAACCCTGATGATTTATTCTCATTTATTTTAGGATCTGCAGTATCTGATTCCAGCTTCACATGGACTGAATGTCACCCTGCCTGCTAACTTGGAGAAACAGACCACGATGCTTTATAATGGACCGTGATCATCTATAGAACCGAAGGGCTGTTCACTGTTAAGCTCAGCTGAAAACACAACATGGACATATGCGAACACCAGCATCATCATGTGGTTTTCCTGGCGCGCTTCCCTTCCTCCTTGCATATTTTGGTTTGATATCTTTTCTCATTTGCATAATAGATGGTTAGAAATAGAACACCACGCTGCAAAGGGTCAGAACCTGTGGAATGCAAGAAATAAAACTGTTGTCCAGATACAGCTCTCTGTTGAACTGAAATAACAAGTCCTTGCTTGGCACTGGGCATTTGgctttttaatttacttaatgCCAATGTGAAGGAACACAAGATTTCCTTATAACTGCGTTTTTTGTCCACAAGAATCTGTTTATCATTATTGTCCTAGTGCGGCAGTATAAATTTGTAAGCTGTGTGCGGCAGAGATGGCAGAGGACAGTTGTAATATTACCTTAGCTGTTGACAGTGTAGGACTGATATCCATCTATAGCTTGGTGTTCGCACTGGCATTGCCTTGCAATCTGCTATCACTGTGGGGACTCTACCGGCTTCTCCGTTCCGGCAACGTAATGCCCATCTTCATCTTTAATCTGCTGGTGTCTGATCTTCTCCAGGTTCTCACCTTCCCCATGTGGATCATCTACTTGAAAAACGGGCACCAGTGGACCTTTCAGGCTGGTGCCTGTAactttgtgggtttcctcttctACATTAACCTCTATGCCAGTGTGGCATTCTTAAGTCTGGTGGCACTGGACCGCTATCTTGCCATCGTTCACCCCCTCAGAAGCAGAGGGTTCCGGACAGTCAAGGTGGCACTGGTCACCAGTGTGATTGTGTGGGTGGTCACTTTCCTGTTTTGCCTCAGTGGGCTTTACCCCACTGTCTACGACGAGAAAAACCAACTTTGCCTGGAAAAATATCCTGTTGCCAAGCGGTATGCCATGTTCAAGATAGTAACCGTTATCCTGGGATTCCTGGTGCCTTGTTGCATTCTAGGGTATGTAAGACTGCTGTCTGATTTTCTCTTTCTTCAACACGTCAAATCAGGATACTTATAATCAATTTGTGTGGGTGGTGCCTTTGGAGCAGtacggtggtgcagtggttaacattgctgccttcaGGGAGCTGAGACCCCAGGTTCTATTCGGGACTTGGGTTGctacctgcatggagtttgcgcGGGCTTCCTTTGAGTGCTCAGGTTTACTCCCACAGtgaaaagacatgctggtgggttaattgccttctgggaaaattgcccctggtatgaatgtgaatgtgtgtgtcccACAATGGCCTGCCaacctatccagggtgtactgTGCCTTGCAGACCCTGAATtcaaagaagcagttagaaaatggatggatgggtataATGTCTAATGACCCTTTAAGTGTGAGGCAGTGATAGAGGAATTGCACAAATGCTGAGAGCTGTTTAATGAAGTATGCTGCACCTAATGTCTTTTCCCCCCCATCCTCAACAGGTACACATCTGTCCGAATCCGCTGGGAACTGCGTTCCTCCCCATCTGTGACCCAAGAAGAGAGGAGGAAGATTGTCGGAATTCTGTGCATCATCACAGTCATCTTCATCGTGGTTTTTGGCCCTTACCATTTAGTAGGAAGCTACAAGTTTGTGTATTATTTCATCACCGACAGCAACTGTGACATGGAAAGGACTCTCTTCCTCTGCTACCGCTTGTGCTACGGGCTCACCAGCCTCAACAGCTTGCTGGATCCCCTCCTCTACATCTTCATTTGCGATAACATCAGGCAGGAGCTGAAGAAGTCCCTGCCATGCCTGAGGGCATACAAGATGAGAAAGGAAAGCCAAGTCCAACTCAACAGCAATGTTGAAATTGCAtcactgtaagaaaacaggCTGTTCTGCAGCAGCCACTGTGGACAAATTCAAAACCTCTGTATTTAAATTCGAAAccatccatccttccattttctaaacctcTTTACAAAGTGCAGGGTCACAGGGAGGATGCTGGAGCTATCCTGGCAAGCCATAGGTggacacattcacaccagggccaattttccaagaagccaattgACCAGAAGCCAGTAAACCAAAGAACCGGGAGGCAAAAGGCAGGAAACagtctggacaggatgccaatccattgcagggcacacagacatggACACAAACAttcaccagggccaattttcccagaagtcaaatAACCTATCTTTGGTctgtgggaaaaaaactgaaggaaacccatgaccctgaattggaagaagcgctcagaaaatggatggatggatatgaaaaatatttcaatatttagtTTCTGGGTGCCTCCAATAGTCAAGATAATCCATGATAATAGATTTAAGACAATTCTGAGTGTGATAGAAATACCTCCTGTTTTCAGTCCTAAATGCGTATCTTTTTTAGTTCCCTCAGTGCCATCACTGAGCTGACACGATCATTTCCTTTCAggaatttaaatgtctttattgcTCGTGCTGTCTTGAAGTTACCTTTTCCTCAGTTCAGACCTTAAGATGTTTAGTTTCTTTAGACTGTGGGTGGTGTTAAATAAAGGATTAGCCTTGTTGCTGTCTTTTGAATGCTTTGAAACTCTACAGGAACGCTGGTTCGTGAAGCCCACAGACACCATAAGTTACAAAGTGTGATTTCTGGCTAACATGAGGACTAAGGAAAGGAGTCTTCCAGGTTCTCTGGTTTTATTGTGGGCCCAAATAACATGAATGTGATATCCAGAtcatattaaaatactgtataccagATCAATTACGTTCCCTTGTGTAACAGTATTACACAGGAGCTGCTGTCTATTTCAGCAAGCAAAGGattcaaggcaggatacagcctggacTAGATGCCAGTCCAATTCAgcgcacacaggcacacactcacatattcccagaagccacttaacctgCCAGAAACTCTTTGGAGGAAACTAGGGCAGCAGtggaaaacccacacaaacatggggagaccaTTTAAATTCCACACATGTAGCACCAAAAGAGTAGTGAATCCAGAGCCTCAacactgtgagacagcaatcaTAAGCTGCACTGTGCAGTCCCTAGTTTTATAATTTGTCTGCATCTTGTTCTGTTGCGTTTTGAATAAGGACATTAAAAGTATGTTGGGAAATGACTGATTGCAAGAAACGACAGAGAATATCAGTACTGTCAAATGTCTCCTGTCCATGTTTCTTTTCTGTCGAGTGGAACAGGCATGAAAAAAGTAAATGCTGTTTCTTGACTTGTCTACTCTATCTGTATAATTCTATGCCTTGtaacatttttctcttttaaagtaaTGCAAAGTGTGATTTATTGTTGGCTAATGCATTGCAGCAGTAATATTTCATCATTTCTTAAGGTGCTTTTTGCTGTTGCTTTTCAGCCTATGCAGCtcactgtgttttgttttaattagtatGTGCAGTAAGATATAGATTCCATTGTGACCAATATTGTTCTGCCCTGTGTCATAAATAATAGTCATTGCTAATGCCTTTCAGCTGCATTTGAACTCATTACTATTAACAGTGTTCCTTCCTACTCTCTCACTACACTGTAATCAACAGTTTCTGCACTGAACCAAGAtcaaagagcaaagaaaattgCTCCACCCAGGAGCTCCAAAgaactctttttttctgttaggcACAGAACAGGGTTTCTCAAAATTAGTCTTTGCTGACATCAAGTGTTCAGAAAGGACATGTGTTTCCTTTAATCAATTAATTGTGCAGTTAGTTTTCTACATAATGAAATATTTGATATGACTGGTATTCctttatatacttttttttgtaaaaataaaaaaataaacaaatccaAATATGGTGCATTGTGCTATGATAGCATCATTCCTGGATGGTAATGTATTGTCTATCCATCCATTGTTTCacctcttcatccaattcagggtcgcaggggagccagagcctgccCATCAAGCAAtgacaaggcaggacacaccctggatgtgaaaccagtccattgcagggtagacacacagacacaaacatgtgcac is a window from the Lepisosteus oculatus isolate fLepOcu1 chromosome 3, fLepOcu1.hap2, whole genome shotgun sequence genome containing:
- the LOC102693676 gene encoding G-protein coupled receptor 4 isoform X2; the protein is MDICEHQHHHVVFLARFPSSLHILVLTFPMWIIYLKNGHQWTFQAGACNFVGFLFYINLYASVAFLSLVALDRYLAIVHPLRSRGFRTVKVALVTSVIVWVVTFLFCLSGLYPTVYDEKNQLCLEKYPVAKRYAMFKIVTVILGFLVPCCILGYTSVRIRWELRSSPSVTQEERRKIVGILCIITVIFIVVFGPYHLVGSYKFVYYFITDSNCDMERTLFLCYRLCYGLTSLNSLLDPLLYIFICDNIRQELKKSLPCLRAYKMRKESQVQLNSNVEIASL
- the LOC102693676 gene encoding G-protein coupled receptor 4 isoform X1 gives rise to the protein MAEDSCNITLAVDSVGLISIYSLVFALALPCNLLSLWGLYRLLRSGNVMPIFIFNLLVSDLLQVLTFPMWIIYLKNGHQWTFQAGACNFVGFLFYINLYASVAFLSLVALDRYLAIVHPLRSRGFRTVKVALVTSVIVWVVTFLFCLSGLYPTVYDEKNQLCLEKYPVAKRYAMFKIVTVILGFLVPCCILGYTSVRIRWELRSSPSVTQEERRKIVGILCIITVIFIVVFGPYHLVGSYKFVYYFITDSNCDMERTLFLCYRLCYGLTSLNSLLDPLLYIFICDNIRQELKKSLPCLRAYKMRKESQVQLNSNVEIASL